In Marinobacterium sp. LSUCC0821, the DNA window GTGGTTACCGCTAATCGCTTTAATGATTCTCTCGGGCGCCGTTGGCACCTGGGTCGGCCTAAATATTCTTCACAAAATTTCGTCTGAGCGGTTCAATCAACTGTTCCGACTTGTTATTACCCTGCTGGCGCTGCGACTCCTGTGGCAGGGTTTAATGGCCCTTTAAGGGATTAGGATAAGGCAGGCAGCAGCGGTAAGCGCCGTTGCTGTAAAACGTGCCAACCATTTGGTGTTCTTCTCATCGGTCAGCTTCTTCTGTAACCAGCGTCCCCCGCCAGCGTAAAAGAGGATGGCGCCCGCTTCGATCACGATAAAGGTCGCGCCCATCAGTGAAACCTGTGCAGGGATATCTCCCTTTGGATCCATGAACTGTGGAAAGAAAGCGGTAAAGATTAGGATTAGCTTAGGGTTTGTTGAAGCGACTAATGCTTCAGAGCGAGCCATCGCTAGAATACCAATCTCTTTTGCATCGACAGCGTTTAAGTTGACGTGCGCGCGCAGTGATTGCCACGCCATATAGAGTAGATAACCCGCTCCGATAAAGCGCATTACATAAAAGGCATTCTCACTCAGTGCTAAAAGCGCTTCTAGTCCTATTGCTAAGAGGAAGAGCATCACCACCATCACCGGTAGGCGAGCAAGACCTGCGATAAATGACTTCAGCAGCGTAGTGCGTGTCCCGTGAATCAGTGCAATCAAATTGTTGGGGCCGGGAAAGAAGTTCATTCCAATACAGGCCGGTAGGAAGATCCACCATTGAGCAGCGTCCATCTATCTTTCCTAATTAGTGCGCTAGCGCATCTGAAATTAACATTGCAGCAATGCTCCACATTGTAATGCAGACCAATAGATCGAGAATGCGCCAAGCGTTTGGATTTTTAAAGAGCGGCGTAAGTACTCGTGCGCCAAAACTGATCGAAAAGAACCAGATGACTGAGAATGATGAGGCGCCCGCGGCAAACCAGTAGCTTTCATCGCCTTGGTATCGTCCCCCAAGGCTGCCCAATAGAACCACTGTATCCAAATAGACGTGCGGGTTGAGAAGACTTAAAGCCATAGTGGCAAGGACAGCACTTTTTAAGGTTTTGAAGCCACCGCCTTTGGCCTCTAGCGAACTATTCTTTAGTGCGGCTAACAGCGCCTTTAAACCATATAGGATAAGAAATGCGGCGCCACCCCAGGTTGCTATTGAAAGGAAGACAGGTGACGCCGATATCAGTGCTCCCATCCCCATGACACCAGCAAATATGAGAAGGGTATCGATGAGCGAGCAGGTGAGTCCGATCTGCCAATGATATTCTCTACGCACACCCTGGCTCAGCACAAAGGCATTCTGTGCGCCAATCGCTGCGATAAGTGACGCACCGGTCACCATGCCTGTGAAGTATGCAGTCGGTATATCTAGCAACAACATCTTGGGCTATTCCTATATAAATTGGCTGTGCACAAAAAAGCCACCCAAGAGGTGGCTTCTGAGCTGACGATATCTCGCTCGATTAAAAAGGGATGTCGTCATCGAAGTCATCAAACGCAGGTGGTTGCTGCTGTTGCATAGGCGCTTGCTGCTGTGGAGCCTGCTGACGAGGTGTCTGTTGCATTGGAGCACCGCCACCCTGCTGCTGACCATAACCAGCGTTACCGCCTTGTTGCTGGTAACCGCCACCGTTAGAGTCGCCGCCACGGCCGTCTAGCATCTGCATTTCGCTCGCTACGATCTCAGTCGTGTAGCGATCCTGGCCATCCTGGCCCTGCCATTTGCGTGTGCGAAGTGAGCCTTCGACATACACTTTAGAGCCTTTACGTAGGTATTCACCTGCGATCTCAGCAAGACGATTGAAGAATACAACACGGTGCCATTCGGTACGCTCTTGCATCTGGCCAGACTGCTTGTCTTTCCAAGAGTCACTTGTTGCTAGCGTAATGTTAGTTACCGCGCTGCCATTTGGCATAAAGCGCGTTTCAGGGTCGCCCCCAATGTTACCAACTAGAATTACCTTGTTTATACCGCGTGCCATCTTATTCTCCGGACAAAAATCTTTTCTTAATCCGTCTATCCTAACAGATCAAATCCACTGAATCAGCCGTATTCGTATGCAAATATTCCAAGTCTCAAATTTGTCTGAAATTGCGTGGTTGAAAATCATTAGCCTAGCTCGATTTTCTGCATCTTCAGGCTTAAAAAGTAATCGTTTATAAGTCGTCAGAGTGGCATGACTGCATGGTATAATGCTCGTTTTTCGACCTGCTTTGGAGCGGTAATGGATAAGATTCTGGTGCGCGGTGCGCGGACCCACAACCTCAAAAATATCGATCTTGAGATACCTCGAGATAAGTTGGTCGTTGTTACAGGTTTATCCGGCTCAGGTAAATCATCTTTAGCCTTCGATACGCTCTATGCTGAGGGCCAGCGCCGTTATGTTGAGTCGCTCTCTACTTACGCTCGTCAGTTTCTTTCGATGATGGAGAAGCCAGACGTAGACCATATTGAGGGTCTTTCACCGGCGATCTCAATTGAGCAGAAGTCGACTTCACACAACCCACGTTCAACGGTGGGTACCATTACCGAAATTTATGACTATCTGCGACTGCTGTTTGCACGTGCAGGTGAGCCGCGCTGTCCAGATCACGGCTTGCCCTTAAAAGCTCAGACGATCAGTCAGATGGTCGATCAAGTTCTGGCTCTACCTGAGGGGTCAAAACTGATGCTTCTAGCGCCGGTGGTGCAGGACCGCAAAGGTGAGCACTTACATACCCTAAACGAGCTGCGTTCGCAGGGTTTTGTTCGGGCGCGCATTGATGGAGTGGTGTGTGATCTTGATGAAGCACCGGCACTCGATAAGAACAAGAAGCACCGTATCGATGTTGTGATCGACCGATTCAAAGTGCGTGACGATCTCCAACAGCGTTTAGCTGAGTCATTTGAGACAGCGATCAATCTGACCGATGGTCTTGCGACTGTTGATTGGATGGATGGCGAGGGCGAAGAGATTATTTTCTCTGCACGTTTTGCTTGTCCTAAGTGTGGCCACTCGATTCAAGAGTTGGAGCCGCGCCTATTTTCGTTCAACAACCCTCACGGTGCCTGTCCAAGCTGTGATGGCTTAGGTGTCCGTCAGTACTTTGACCCAGCGAAGGTTGTGCAGGATGGCTCATTGACGCTTAGTGAAGGTGCCATTCGTGGTTGGGACCGCCGAACCCTCTACTACTTTCAGCAACTCAAGGCGGTTGCTGAACACTACGGTTTCGATATCGATACCCCCTTTGAGAAGCTCTCAAAGAAGCACCAGGAGGTTATCCTCAATGGTTCGGGTGATGAGGCTGTGCCCTTCCGTTACCTTAATGATCGCGGCGATATCATTTCGAAATCACACCCCTTTGAAGGTGTTTTGAATAACCTTGAGCGTCGCTACCGTGAGACAGAGTCGGAGATGGTGCGCGAAGACCTCTCTAAATATATCAACATGCAGCCCTGTCCAAGTTGTGAAGGTAGCCGCCTTCGCCGTGAAGCGCGTCATGTTTTTATCGATGAGAAGACGCTCCCTGAACTTGTTAAGCTTCCTATCGGTGGTGCGCTTAACTACTTTGATGGTTTAGAGCTCACAGGCAAACAGGGTGAGATCGCAGATAAGATCTTAAAAGAGATTCGTGAGCGCCTAAGCTTCCTAGTTAATGTCGGTTTGGACTATCTATCTCTAGAGCGCAGCGCAGAGACGCTCTCTGGTGGTGAAGCCCAGCGTATTCGTCTGGCGAGTCAAATTGGTGCAGGCCTTGTGGGCGTCATGTATATCCTTGATGAGCCATCGATTGGCCTTCATCAGCGCGATAACGAACGTCTTCTTAAAACCCTTGAGCACCTTCGTGACCTTGGTAACACAGTGATTGTTGTAGAGCATGACGAGGATGCAATCCGCAGAGCCGATCATATTATCGATATAGGCCCTGGCGCAGGTGTCCATGGCGGCGAAGTGGTAGGTGAAGGTAGTTACGAAGATATCCTTGCTAGCAAGCGCTCACTTACGGGTCAGTATCTGAGTGGTGAACGTGGTATTCGAGTACCTGAAAAACGTCAGAAGCGAGACCCTAAAAAGTCATTAATATTGGAAGGCGCTTCAGGTAACAACCTTAAGGATGTCGACCTTGAGATTCCAGTTGGACTCTTCACTTGTATCACGGGTGTATCGGGTTCCGGTAAATCGACCCTGATTAACAACACCCTCTATCCGCTTGCTGCGACGGCGCTGAACAACGCAACGACCTTAACACCTGCGCCATATAAAAAGATCAAGGGCATGGACCATTTCGATAAGGTGATTGATATTGATCAGAGCCCAATCGGAAGAACACCCCGCTCTAACCCAGCCACCTACACAGGTATCTTTACGCAGATTCGCGAACTCTTCTCGGGTACCCAAGAGGCACGCTCGCGTGGTTACCAGCCAGGTCGATTCAGCTTTAACGTGAAGGGCGGTCGCTGTGAAGCTTGTCAGGGCGACGGTGTTATTAAAGTAGAGATGCACTTCCTGCCGGATGTCTATGTACCTTGTGATGTGTGTAAGGGTAAGCGCTACAACCGTGAAACCTTAGAAGTGCAGTACAAGGGCAAGAACATCCATGAAGTGCTAGATCTAACTGTCGAAGATGCGCGTCAGTTCTTTGATGCAATTCCGGCGCTAGCTCGCCGTCTACAGACCTTGATAGATGTGGGTCTTAGCTACATTCGCTTGGGTCAGGCCGCTACAACTCTTTCAGGCGGTGAAGCTCAGCGTGTGAAGCTAGCGAAAGAGCTCTCTAAACGTGATACCGGCAAAACACTCTACATTCTCGATGAGCCAACTACCGGTCTACACTTCTACGACATTGAGCAGCTCCTAACGGTTCTGAATCGTCTGCGTGATCATGGCAATACTATTGTTGTTATTGAGCACAACTTGGATGTTATTAAGACAGCGGATTGGATAGTCGATTTGGGCCCTGAAGGTGGCAGTGGCGGTGGCCAGATCATCGCGACTGGCACGCCTGAAGAAGTTGCAGCGACCAAGGGTTCTGAAACCGGACGCTTCTTGAAGGCGATGCTCTGATTATTAATTGAGATTAATAGCCCAATAAAAAACCCGCTCTATGAAGCGGGTTTTTTGTAGGGGTTGGATCTTAGTCTAGCTGGCTAAGATCACGTACTGCGCCTTTGTCGGCAGCAGTTACAAGCTTCGCATACGCTTTAAGCGCTGCTGAAACCTTACGTGGACGCTCTTTAGCAGGCTTCCAACCAGCAGCATCTTGCGCTGCACGGCGAGTTACGAGCTCTTCATCGCTAACCAGGACGTTGATTGAGCGGTTAGGGATATCGATGCGAATCAGATCACCATCTTGAACAAGACCGATGTTACCGCCACCCGCTGCTTCTGGAGATACGTGGCCAATTGATAGGCCTGAAGTACCACCAGAGAAACGACCATCAGTAAGAAGCGCACAGGCTTTA includes these proteins:
- the uvrA gene encoding excinuclease ABC subunit UvrA; this encodes MDKILVRGARTHNLKNIDLEIPRDKLVVVTGLSGSGKSSLAFDTLYAEGQRRYVESLSTYARQFLSMMEKPDVDHIEGLSPAISIEQKSTSHNPRSTVGTITEIYDYLRLLFARAGEPRCPDHGLPLKAQTISQMVDQVLALPEGSKLMLLAPVVQDRKGEHLHTLNELRSQGFVRARIDGVVCDLDEAPALDKNKKHRIDVVIDRFKVRDDLQQRLAESFETAINLTDGLATVDWMDGEGEEIIFSARFACPKCGHSIQELEPRLFSFNNPHGACPSCDGLGVRQYFDPAKVVQDGSLTLSEGAIRGWDRRTLYYFQQLKAVAEHYGFDIDTPFEKLSKKHQEVILNGSGDEAVPFRYLNDRGDIISKSHPFEGVLNNLERRYRETESEMVREDLSKYINMQPCPSCEGSRLRREARHVFIDEKTLPELVKLPIGGALNYFDGLELTGKQGEIADKILKEIRERLSFLVNVGLDYLSLERSAETLSGGEAQRIRLASQIGAGLVGVMYILDEPSIGLHQRDNERLLKTLEHLRDLGNTVIVVEHDEDAIRRADHIIDIGPGAGVHGGEVVGEGSYEDILASKRSLTGQYLSGERGIRVPEKRQKRDPKKSLILEGASGNNLKDVDLEIPVGLFTCITGVSGSGKSTLINNTLYPLAATALNNATTLTPAPYKKIKGMDHFDKVIDIDQSPIGRTPRSNPATYTGIFTQIRELFSGTQEARSRGYQPGRFSFNVKGGRCEACQGDGVIKVEMHFLPDVYVPCDVCKGKRYNRETLEVQYKGKNIHEVLDLTVEDARQFFDAIPALARRLQTLIDVGLSYIRLGQAATTLSGGEAQRVKLAKELSKRDTGKTLYILDEPTTGLHFYDIEQLLTVLNRLRDHGNTIVVIEHNLDVIKTADWIVDLGPEGGSGGGQIIATGTPEEVAATKGSETGRFLKAML
- the ssb gene encoding single-stranded DNA-binding protein — protein: MARGINKVILVGNIGGDPETRFMPNGSAVTNITLATSDSWKDKQSGQMQERTEWHRVVFFNRLAEIAGEYLRKGSKVYVEGSLRTRKWQGQDGQDRYTTEIVASEMQMLDGRGGDSNGGGYQQQGGNAGYGQQQGGGAPMQQTPRQQAPQQQAPMQQQQPPAFDDFDDDIPF
- a CDS encoding LysE/ArgO family amino acid transporter, translating into MLLLDIPTAYFTGMVTGASLIAAIGAQNAFVLSQGVRREYHWQIGLTCSLIDTLLIFAGVMGMGALISASPVFLSIATWGGAAFLILYGLKALLAALKNSSLEAKGGGFKTLKSAVLATMALSLLNPHVYLDTVVLLGSLGGRYQGDESYWFAAGASSFSVIWFFSISFGARVLTPLFKNPNAWRILDLLVCITMWSIAAMLISDALAH
- a CDS encoding LysE family translocator; this encodes MDAAQWWIFLPACIGMNFFPGPNNLIALIHGTRTTLLKSFIAGLARLPVMVVMLFLLAIGLEALLALSENAFYVMRFIGAGYLLYMAWQSLRAHVNLNAVDAKEIGILAMARSEALVASTNPKLILIFTAFFPQFMDPKGDIPAQVSLMGATFIVIEAGAILFYAGGGRWLQKKLTDEKNTKWLARFTATALTAAACLILIP